A genome region from Carya illinoinensis cultivar Pawnee chromosome 2, C.illinoinensisPawnee_v1, whole genome shotgun sequence includes the following:
- the LOC122300287 gene encoding glutathione reductase, cytosolic-like: MARKMLIDGELSQPNAEEAHYDFDLFVIGAGSGGVRAARFSANYGAKVGICELPFHPISSEVIGGIGGTCVIRGCVPKKILVYAATYGGELEDARNFGWELNEKIDFNWKKLLHKKTEEIVRLNGIYKRLLANAGVKTFEGEGKVVGPNEVEVTQLDGTKLSFTAKHILIATGSRAHRPSIPGQELAITSDEALSLEELPKHAVIVGGGYIAVEFASIWKGMGLNVDLCFRKELPLRGFDDEMRAVVARNLEGRGINLHPRTCLTQLIKTENGIKAITDQGEELTTDVVLFATGRAPNTKRLNLEAVGVELDETGAVKVDEYSRTSIPSIWAVGDVTNRMNLTPVALMEATCFAKTVFGGQPTKPDYKDVPVAVFSIPPLSVVGLSEEQAVDEANGDISVFTSTFNPMKNTISGRQEKTVMKLVVEAETDKVIGASMCGPDAPEIIQGIAVAVKCGATKQQFDSTVGIHPSAAEEFVTMRSVTRRIAAGSKPKTNNP; the protein is encoded by the exons ATGGCGAGAAAGATGCTTATTGATGGCGAGCTGAGCCAGCCTAATGCGGAGGAAGCCCACTATGACTTTGATTTGTTTGTCATTGGAGCTGGAAGTGGCGGTGTTCGTGCGGCCAGATTTTCTGCTAATTATGGAGCCAAG GTTGGGATTTGTGAGCTTCCATTTCATCCAATCAGCTCAGAGGTTATTGGAGGAATTGGTGGAAC GTGCGTCATTCGTGGTTGTGTTCCCAAGAAGATTTTGGTGTATGCAGCTACTTATGGTGGTGAACTTGAG GATGCCCGGAATTTCGGGTGGGAACTGAATGAGAAAATTGACTTCAACTGGAAGAAACTTTTGCATAAGAag ACAGAAGAAATAGTCAGATTAAATGGAATTTACAAGCGATTATTGGCAAATGCTGGGGTTAAAACATTTGAAGGAGAGGGCAAGGTTGTTGGTCCTAATGAAGTTGAGGTGACACAACTAGATGGCACTAAATTGAGCTTCACAGCTAAGCATATATTGATTGCAACTGGCAGTAGGGCTCATCGCCCCTCTATTCCTGGCCAG GAGTTGGCTATAACCTCTGATGAGGCATTAAGTTTGGAGGAATTACCTAAGCATGCTGTGATAGTGGGGGGAGG GTACATTGCTGTTGAATTCGCTTCAATATGGAAGGGGATGGGTTTGAATGTGGATCTATGTTTCAGAAAGGAACTTCCCTTAAG AGGTTTTGATGATGAGATGAGGGCGGTGGTTGCGAGAAATCTCGAAGGCAGGGGAATTAATTTGCATCCAAGGACTTGTTTGACACAG TTAATTAAAACGGAGAATGGCATAAAAGCTATCACAGATCAAGGGGAAGAGTTGACTACAGATGTTGTACTGTTTGCCACTG GTCGGGCTCCAAATACAAAGAGGTTGAATTTGGAAGCTGTAGGTGTGGAACTTGACGAGACAGGAGCTGTGAAG GTTGACGAGTACTCACGCACCAGTATACCTAGCATATGGGCCGTGGGTGATGTTACAAATAGAATGAATCTTACCCCTGTGGCCTTAATGGAGGCAACATGCTTTGCA AAAACTGTTTTTGGTGGGCAACCTACGAAACCAGACTACAAAGATGTACCTGTTGCTGTGTTCAG CATACCACCCCTTTCTGTAGTGGGCCTCAGTGAAGAGCAGGCAGTTGATGAAGCAAACGGTGATATCTCAGTTTTCACATCAACCTTCAATCCAATGAAGAACACTATATCTGG ACGACAAGAAAAGACAGTTATGAAGCTAGTTGTTGAGGCTGAGACTGATAAAGTTATAGGAGCATCCATGTGCGGGCCAGATGCACCTGAGATTATACAG GGCATTGCTGTTGCGGTGAAGTGTGGAGCAACGAAGCAACAATTTGACAGCACG GTGGGAATACACCCTTCTGCAGCGGAGGAATTTGTGACGATGCGATCAGTGACAAGGCGTATTGCCGCTGGTAGCAAACCAAAGACTAATAATCCCTGA